From a region of the Tenggerimyces flavus genome:
- a CDS encoding DUF222 domain-containing protein, with amino-acid sequence MFDTTMPDGPQLWAAVSADRASCNGYQLEERLRARERMTAWLDSESLLDVEALAHTPPGPDDCSPRRTSLRDPHVGDVVAATLSWTRYTAETFVGLAQSLTELPGTFAALRAGRIDLPKAKVLAAGVAVLADPLDRQKVENAVLGRAETKTTGWLRAEVAAQVLRIDPDAAKQRHDERVRDRGVDFYPDEDSTATVRVFGLPVDEVAEAEAFLRSIVDTQKARGDERSRPQLRADLASALLRGKAKIDDCDRDHAETADLTDTDTDPVNVEDIEDVGSDKGAPGPSSGGGDVGGDVSGEGLPGPIGSDKGAPGPSSRGGDVGGDVSGEGLPGPIEDIEETDSAAPEPAARVVRRRNGSKLVLTAPIPTLLGLATRPAALGGYGPVLTDIAQQLIAKLAGDPDATICWAATDPATGHTVHTGRSNTRYLRGLLDEHVKIRDGTCRFYNCRHPASVCRADHTVDHADGGPTCSCNAGPLCAHHDTVKQAGAWKMSQPEPGRFSWTDPHGREYTVEPQQLTDAIAADPDPAPF; translated from the coding sequence ATGTTCGATACGACGATGCCGGATGGGCCGCAGCTGTGGGCTGCGGTTTCAGCGGACCGTGCGAGTTGCAACGGCTATCAGCTGGAGGAACGTCTTCGTGCTCGGGAGCGGATGACGGCGTGGCTGGACTCCGAGTCGTTGTTGGATGTGGAGGCCTTGGCGCATACACCACCCGGGCCTGACGACTGCTCGCCGCGCCGTACCTCGCTGCGGGATCCGCACGTCGGGGACGTCGTCGCGGCCACCTTGTCGTGGACCCGGTACACCGCGGAGACGTTCGTCGGGTTGGCGCAGTCGTTGACCGAGTTGCCCGGCACCTTCGCCGCGTTGCGAGCGGGGCGGATCGACCTGCCGAAGGCGAAGGTGTTGGCCGCAGGCGTTGCCGTGTTGGCCGATCCGCTCGACAGGCAGAAGGTCGAGAACGCCGTTCTCGGACGAGCCGAGACGAAGACCACCGGCTGGTTGCGGGCCGAGGTGGCCGCGCAGGTGTTGCGGATCGACCCTGATGCGGCGAAACAGCGGCATGACGAGCGGGTTCGGGATCGCGGGGTCGACTTCTACCCCGACGAGGACTCCACCGCCACGGTCCGCGTGTTCGGGCTGCCCGTGGACGAGGTCGCCGAAGCGGAAGCGTTCCTGCGGTCGATCGTCGACACCCAGAAGGCCAGAGGCGACGAACGCTCTCGCCCGCAGCTCCGCGCCGACCTCGCCTCCGCACTCCTGCGCGGCAAAGCCAAGATCGACGACTGCGACCGGGATCACGCCGAGACTGCCGACCTCACCGACACCGACACCGATCCCGTCAACGTCGAGGACATCGAGGACGTAGGTTCGGACAAGGGTGCCCCCGGCCCAAGCTCGGGTGGCGGCGACGTTGGCGGCGACGTTTCGGGTGAGGGGCTCCCTGGTCCCATAGGTTCGGACAAGGGTGCCCCCGGCCCAAGCTCGCGTGGCGGCGACGTTGGCGGCGACGTTTCGGGTGAGGGGCTCCCTGGTCCCATCGAGGACATCGAGGAGACCGACAGCGCGGCGCCAGAGCCGGCGGCGCGGGTGGTACGGCGGCGGAACGGATCGAAGCTGGTGCTGACCGCGCCGATCCCCACCCTGCTCGGCCTCGCCACCCGCCCCGCCGCGCTCGGCGGCTACGGCCCCGTCCTCACCGACATCGCCCAACAACTCATCGCCAAACTCGCTGGCGATCCCGACGCCACCATCTGCTGGGCCGCCACCGACCCCGCCACCGGACACACCGTCCACACAGGGCGAAGCAACACCCGGTACCTCCGCGGCCTCCTCGACGAGCATGTCAAGATCCGCGACGGCACCTGCCGCTTCTACAACTGCCGCCACCCTGCCAGCGTGTGCCGCGCCGACCACACCGTTGACCACGCCGACGGCGGACCCACCTGTTCGTGCAACGCCGGACCGTTGTGCGCCCACCACGACACCGTCAAACAGGCAGGCGCCTGGAAGATGAGCCAACCCGAGCCGGGACGCTTCTCCTGGACGGATCCGCACGGTCGCGAATACACAGTCGAACCACAGCAGCTCACCGACGCCATCGCCGCCGACCCCGACCCGGCGCCGTTCTAG
- a CDS encoding alpha/beta hydrolase, protein MADRAGELVTETFEYDGGRRVAVYVPPDKPEAVVYAGDGQLISQWGKDLDAADVPPTLVVGAYRTDDPDEMARIKEYSPSFDEERFAAHERFFVENVRAWVEKRFGVALPAERTAVCGVSAGAELSLALGVRHPDVYGAVFSASPGGGYRPPADLVAPLPRTYLVAGRQEPWFLENATRWADALRDAGADVVIEEREGDHGDPFWQEEFPRMVAWAFNR, encoded by the coding sequence ATGGCTGACCGAGCGGGAGAGCTCGTCACCGAGACGTTCGAGTACGACGGTGGCCGCCGGGTCGCGGTGTACGTGCCGCCCGACAAGCCGGAGGCCGTGGTGTACGCCGGGGATGGGCAGCTGATCTCGCAGTGGGGCAAGGACCTCGACGCCGCCGACGTCCCGCCCACGCTGGTCGTCGGCGCGTACCGGACGGACGACCCGGACGAGATGGCGCGCATCAAGGAGTACTCACCGTCGTTCGACGAGGAACGGTTCGCCGCACACGAGCGCTTCTTCGTCGAAAACGTCCGCGCCTGGGTCGAGAAGCGCTTCGGCGTCGCGCTGCCGGCCGAACGCACCGCGGTGTGCGGCGTCTCCGCGGGCGCCGAGCTCTCCCTCGCCCTGGGGGTAAGGCACCCGGACGTCTACGGCGCGGTCTTCTCCGCCTCGCCCGGCGGCGGCTACCGCCCGCCCGCCGACCTGGTGGCCCCGCTGCCGCGCACGTACCTCGTCGCCGGCAGGCAGGAGCCCTGGTTCCTGGAGAACGCCACCCGCTGGGCGGACGCGCTACGCGATGCCGGCGCGGACGTCGTCATCGAAGAACGCGAAGGCGACCACGGCGACCCGTTCTGGCAGGAGGAGTTCCCGCGGATGGTCGCCTGGGCGTTCAACCGCTGA
- a CDS encoding lysophospholipid acyltransferase family protein gives MASSKSPVKFVRDTVKDVQQVARGWRWGRRPLVPRSAQQWQPDKQPSVFPTTWARTPAANAVRDVVQRFGLGPLLRSTVTPSVTGLDVLQRLKPPVLFVANHTSHLDTPLILMTLPGPWRRRTAVAAAADYFFDTWWRASGSAMVFNTFPIERRGGSLSQTPGDLLAEGWNVVVFPEGTRSVDGWASRFKLGAAWLAVEHGVPIVPVGIRGSFAAMPRGRGWPRPGRLPVRVRFGPAIWPVEGEGPRDLAPRIREGVAQLLDEDATTWWEAAKRAAKGATPDPSGPKAASWRRVWEQTAPPREGRKRRAWE, from the coding sequence ATGGCTTCGTCGAAGAGCCCGGTGAAGTTCGTCCGGGACACGGTCAAGGACGTCCAGCAGGTCGCGCGCGGCTGGCGCTGGGGCCGGCGGCCGCTCGTGCCGCGGTCGGCTCAGCAGTGGCAGCCGGACAAGCAGCCTTCGGTGTTCCCGACGACGTGGGCGCGGACGCCGGCGGCGAACGCGGTGCGCGACGTCGTGCAGCGCTTCGGCCTCGGGCCGCTGCTGCGGTCCACGGTGACGCCTTCGGTGACGGGGCTCGATGTGCTGCAACGGTTGAAGCCGCCGGTGCTGTTCGTGGCCAACCACACGTCGCACCTGGACACGCCGCTGATCCTGATGACGCTGCCCGGCCCGTGGCGTCGCCGTACGGCGGTGGCCGCGGCGGCGGACTACTTCTTCGACACCTGGTGGCGGGCGTCGGGGTCGGCGATGGTGTTCAACACGTTCCCGATCGAACGTCGCGGTGGCTCGCTGTCGCAGACGCCGGGCGACCTGCTCGCCGAGGGCTGGAACGTCGTCGTGTTCCCGGAGGGGACGCGATCGGTGGACGGCTGGGCGAGCCGGTTCAAGCTCGGCGCGGCGTGGCTGGCCGTCGAGCACGGCGTGCCGATCGTGCCGGTGGGAATCCGCGGCTCGTTCGCCGCGATGCCCCGCGGCCGTGGCTGGCCGCGGCCCGGCCGGCTGCCGGTGCGCGTACGGTTCGGTCCGGCGATCTGGCCGGTCGAGGGCGAGGGGCCGCGCGACCTGGCGCCCCGGATCCGCGAGGGTGTGGCGCAGCTGCTGGACGAGGACGCGACGACCTGGTGGGAAGCCGCCAAGCGCGCGGCCAAGGGCGCGACCCCGGACCCGAGCGGTCCGAAGGCCGCGTCGTGGCGTCGCGTGTGGGAGCAGACCGCCCCGCCGCGCGAGGGCCGCAAGCGCCGCGCCTGGGAGTAG
- a CDS encoding lactate racemase domain-containing protein: MSRPGFVLEVDDRTPPLLVHEGEGFRLERFPTGTRVIYPPESLPGIRDIDAAIANALENPENSEPLRALLRPGMRLTIAFDDVSLPLPPMKRPDIRQRIMEQVLTLAAQAGVDDVEIIAALALHRRMMPSELQHALGERIYRSFAPQGLLYNHDAEDKDNLEFIGETEKGEEVEINKRAATSDLIVYVNINIVPMDGGHKSVPIGLASYRSLRHHHNSHTMVHSRSFMDAEKSAMHHSAWRMGRLLKEHVKIFTVETTLNNDIFPEPIGFMNKREWEWGVRDQANMLAAKRGIALAPKKLKRKIFEDVRSAYGITGVHAGETEAVHAKTLENCFKQQAVEVQGQTDVLIMGVPFIGPYNVNAVMNPILATCMGLGYFFNSYRNMPVVRKGGAVILYHPVQYEFNQLHHPSYVDFFEEVLAESTDPATIEKKFEKQYATDPWYIHLYRTSYAYHGVHPFYMWYWAAHAMDHVGDVVWVGGNRKAVERMGFRAASTLNDALEMVSHTVGRSPSITYTHNPPHLISDVR; this comes from the coding sequence GTGAGCCGACCAGGATTCGTACTCGAGGTCGACGACCGGACGCCGCCACTCCTCGTCCACGAGGGTGAGGGTTTCCGGCTCGAGCGGTTCCCCACGGGGACCCGCGTGATCTATCCGCCGGAGTCGCTGCCGGGCATCCGGGACATCGACGCGGCGATCGCGAACGCGTTGGAGAACCCGGAGAACTCCGAGCCGCTCCGCGCGCTGCTGCGTCCGGGCATGCGCCTCACGATCGCGTTCGACGACGTGTCGCTGCCGCTGCCGCCGATGAAGCGGCCGGACATCCGGCAGCGCATCATGGAGCAGGTGCTGACGCTCGCCGCGCAGGCCGGCGTCGACGACGTCGAGATCATCGCGGCGCTCGCGCTGCACCGGCGGATGATGCCGTCGGAGCTGCAGCACGCGCTGGGGGAGCGGATCTACCGTTCGTTCGCTCCGCAGGGGTTGTTGTACAACCACGACGCGGAGGACAAGGACAACCTCGAGTTCATCGGCGAGACCGAGAAGGGCGAAGAGGTCGAGATCAACAAGCGGGCGGCGACGTCCGACCTGATCGTCTACGTCAACATCAACATCGTGCCGATGGACGGCGGGCACAAGTCCGTCCCGATCGGGCTCGCTTCGTACCGCTCGCTGCGGCACCACCACAACAGCCACACGATGGTGCACTCGCGATCGTTCATGGACGCCGAGAAGTCGGCGATGCACCACTCCGCATGGCGCATGGGGCGTTTGCTCAAGGAGCACGTCAAGATCTTCACGGTCGAGACCACGCTCAACAACGACATCTTCCCCGAGCCCATCGGCTTCATGAACAAGCGCGAGTGGGAGTGGGGCGTACGCGACCAGGCCAACATGCTCGCGGCCAAGCGCGGCATCGCGCTGGCGCCGAAGAAGCTCAAGCGCAAGATCTTCGAAGACGTGCGGTCGGCGTACGGCATCACCGGCGTGCACGCGGGCGAGACCGAGGCGGTGCACGCGAAGACGCTGGAGAACTGCTTCAAGCAGCAGGCCGTCGAGGTGCAGGGCCAGACCGACGTGCTGATCATGGGCGTGCCGTTCATCGGGCCGTACAACGTCAACGCGGTGATGAACCCGATCCTCGCGACCTGCATGGGCTTGGGCTACTTCTTCAACTCCTACCGGAACATGCCGGTCGTCCGTAAGGGCGGCGCGGTGATCCTGTACCACCCCGTGCAGTACGAGTTCAACCAGCTGCACCACCCGTCGTACGTCGACTTCTTCGAAGAGGTGCTCGCCGAGTCGACCGACCCGGCGACGATCGAGAAGAAGTTCGAGAAGCAATACGCGACGGACCCGTGGTACATCCACCTGTACCGGACGTCGTACGCCTACCACGGCGTGCACCCGTTCTACATGTGGTACTGGGCCGCGCACGCGATGGACCACGTGGGTGACGTCGTCTGGGTCGGCGGCAACCGCAAGGCGGTCGAGCGGATGGGCTTCCGTGCCGCGTCGACGCTGAACGACGCGCTGGAGATGGTGAGCCACACGGTCGGACGTTCGCCGTCGATCACGTACACGCACAACCCGCCGCACCTGATCTCGGACGTGCGCTAG
- a CDS encoding zinc-dependent alcohol dehydrogenase, which produces MMLALEMYRSLPRYVAAKAMGGRIPGVLTGPAAPIRLITRDAPKPRGPGWARVKPILSGICGSDLGAIFGHTSLYFSALVSMPFVPGHEVVGELMDDCEDLPKGTRVVLDSVLACAARGVEPCPSCESGNTNLCDRITVGHVSPGLQTGYCADTGGGWGGEFVAHRSQLYAVPEGLSDERAVLVEPIACAVHTALKANIPENGSVLVSGAGAVGLFVTLALRELTGAGRISVVAKHARQVELARAFGASDVLAPDEVPARVRRATSAFRLSPERGPEFLLGGVDVAIDAVGSKSSLDTVMRTTRAGGRVVLSGMPSTGADLSPVWFRELEMVGTYATAGAEAFGKAFELAAHAPLDGVVGGRYPLYRWREALDHAHSAGRLGTVKVAFDLRNS; this is translated from the coding sequence ATGATGCTCGCCCTGGAGATGTACCGGTCGCTTCCGCGCTACGTCGCGGCGAAGGCGATGGGTGGACGGATCCCCGGCGTCCTCACCGGCCCGGCGGCGCCGATCCGGCTGATCACGCGGGACGCGCCGAAGCCGCGCGGCCCCGGCTGGGCCCGGGTCAAGCCGATCCTGTCCGGCATCTGCGGCTCCGACCTCGGCGCGATCTTCGGCCACACCAGCCTGTACTTCTCCGCGCTGGTGTCGATGCCGTTCGTTCCCGGCCACGAGGTCGTCGGCGAGCTGATGGACGACTGCGAGGACCTCCCGAAGGGCACCCGCGTCGTGCTCGACTCCGTGCTCGCCTGCGCGGCGCGCGGCGTCGAGCCGTGCCCCTCGTGCGAGTCCGGCAACACCAACCTGTGCGACCGGATCACGGTCGGGCACGTCTCGCCCGGCCTGCAGACCGGCTACTGCGCGGACACCGGCGGCGGCTGGGGCGGCGAGTTCGTCGCGCACCGCAGCCAGCTGTACGCCGTTCCCGAGGGACTGAGCGACGAGCGCGCGGTGCTCGTCGAGCCGATCGCGTGCGCCGTGCACACGGCGTTGAAGGCAAACATCCCGGAGAACGGCTCGGTGCTGGTGTCCGGTGCCGGAGCGGTCGGACTGTTCGTGACGCTGGCGCTGCGCGAGCTCACCGGTGCCGGGCGGATCTCGGTCGTCGCCAAGCACGCGCGACAGGTGGAGCTGGCCCGCGCGTTCGGCGCCTCCGACGTGCTCGCGCCGGACGAGGTGCCGGCCCGCGTACGCAGGGCGACGTCGGCGTTTCGGCTCTCGCCCGAGCGCGGACCGGAGTTCCTGCTCGGCGGTGTCGACGTCGCGATCGACGCGGTCGGCAGCAAGAGCTCGCTGGACACCGTGATGCGGACGACCCGCGCAGGGGGCCGGGTCGTGCTGTCGGGCATGCCGTCGACGGGCGCCGACCTGTCGCCGGTGTGGTTCCGCGAGCTGGAGATGGTGGGCACGTACGCGACGGCCGGCGCTGAGGCGTTCGGCAAGGCGTTCGAGCTCGCCGCACACGCGCCACTCGACGGCGTTGTCGGGGGCAGATACCCGCTGTATCGGTGGCGCGAGGCATTGGACCACGCGCACTCCGCCGGTCGGTTGGGGACTGTCAAAGTCGCGTTCGATCTACGAAACTCATAA
- a CDS encoding HAD-IB family hydrolase: MRLSERLRGKRILITGVTGFVGEALLHRILADLPDTTVVALVRPKGSLSGRSRMEQVLNKKIFESSRNAAGGTTELLEQRIDVVEGDLSTIPGLPTGMDIVIHCAGDVSFDPPIDEAFRTNVLGTQQLLEKIEASSPDTHYVHVSTAYVSGRRRGAIPEGPVDHVVDWRTEAKWGQAMRDRVEETSRSPGILSKLRKEAEREHRRAGPITAAQDAERRRNEWVQKKLVEAGGERARSLGWTDVYTFTKAMGERVVEEFAQRMSVTVARPSIIESALETPHPGWIEGFKMADPLILAYGRGELPEFPASPDAIMDVVPVDHVVNAILAAAAESPEKGKPAYYHMASGARNPFTYAKVYEYIREYFDENPFDMSERGAVRLATWRFPGGERVERILAMSERAHKIAEYVVTHAPRGERIRKIAREVDQLQRRLEFLRRYMDLYRPYVEAELLFTDDRLMELYHRLEEADKEDFPFDTGIVDWRHYMVEVHCPNVTESMRKYDVIRRRRGRSAPTVAKELPESGEILAAFDMDGTLLSSNVIETYLWLRMPELDRTERVREIGTMLRKVPGFIRAERRDRGAFLRSVYRRYAGADLEELENIVDSVLAKHVLERVSAAALRQVRAHRAAGHRTVLITGAIRPLTRPLEPLFDEIVAAELATDDRGRCTGYLSGPPLVGESRAAWLIRYAGQHGFDLTKSYAYADSHSDLPMLEAVGRPVAVSPDVHLWRRARKGRWPVEEWKTSSAANRLAIPFADELPAERTS; the protein is encoded by the coding sequence GTGAGGCTGAGCGAACGACTCCGGGGGAAGCGGATCCTCATCACCGGGGTTACCGGCTTCGTCGGTGAGGCCCTCCTGCACCGGATCCTGGCCGACCTGCCGGACACCACCGTCGTCGCGCTCGTTCGCCCCAAGGGAAGCCTCTCCGGCCGCTCCCGCATGGAGCAGGTCCTCAACAAGAAGATCTTCGAGTCCAGCCGCAACGCGGCCGGTGGCACCACCGAGCTGCTGGAGCAGCGGATCGACGTCGTCGAGGGCGACCTGAGCACGATCCCAGGCCTCCCGACAGGCATGGACATCGTCATTCACTGTGCCGGTGACGTGAGCTTCGACCCGCCCATCGACGAGGCGTTCCGGACGAACGTGCTCGGCACCCAGCAGTTGCTGGAGAAGATCGAGGCGAGCAGCCCCGACACCCACTATGTGCACGTCTCCACCGCGTACGTCTCCGGAAGAAGAAGAGGCGCGATCCCCGAAGGCCCCGTCGACCACGTCGTCGACTGGCGCACCGAGGCCAAGTGGGGCCAGGCCATGCGCGACCGGGTCGAGGAGACCTCGCGCAGCCCCGGCATCCTGTCCAAGCTGCGCAAGGAAGCCGAGCGCGAGCACCGGCGAGCCGGCCCCATCACGGCCGCGCAGGACGCCGAGCGGCGCCGGAACGAGTGGGTCCAGAAGAAGCTCGTCGAAGCCGGCGGCGAACGCGCACGTTCGCTCGGCTGGACCGACGTCTACACGTTCACCAAGGCCATGGGCGAGCGCGTCGTCGAAGAGTTCGCGCAGCGCATGTCCGTGACGGTCGCCCGCCCCAGCATCATCGAGAGTGCCCTCGAGACGCCGCACCCCGGCTGGATCGAGGGCTTCAAGATGGCCGACCCGTTGATCCTCGCGTACGGACGCGGCGAGCTGCCGGAGTTCCCCGCGAGCCCGGACGCGATCATGGACGTCGTTCCCGTCGACCACGTCGTCAATGCGATCCTCGCCGCCGCGGCCGAGAGCCCCGAGAAGGGCAAGCCCGCCTACTACCACATGGCCTCCGGCGCGCGGAATCCCTTCACCTACGCGAAGGTCTACGAGTACATCCGGGAGTACTTCGACGAGAACCCGTTCGACATGAGCGAACGAGGCGCCGTCCGCCTCGCCACCTGGCGGTTCCCCGGCGGCGAGCGCGTCGAGCGCATCCTGGCGATGAGCGAACGAGCGCACAAGATCGCCGAGTACGTCGTGACTCACGCCCCCAGAGGCGAACGCATCCGCAAGATCGCCCGCGAGGTCGACCAGCTGCAGCGCCGGCTGGAGTTCCTGCGCCGCTACATGGATCTCTACCGCCCGTACGTCGAGGCCGAGCTGCTCTTCACCGACGACCGGCTGATGGAGCTCTACCACCGGCTCGAGGAGGCCGACAAGGAAGACTTCCCGTTCGACACCGGCATCGTCGACTGGCGCCACTACATGGTCGAGGTGCACTGCCCGAACGTCACCGAGTCGATGCGCAAGTACGACGTCATCCGGCGCCGCCGCGGCCGCTCCGCACCGACCGTGGCCAAGGAGCTGCCGGAGAGCGGCGAGATCCTCGCCGCGTTCGACATGGACGGCACGCTGCTGTCGTCGAACGTGATCGAGACCTACCTCTGGCTGCGGATGCCCGAGCTCGACCGCACCGAACGCGTCCGCGAGATCGGCACGATGCTCCGCAAGGTGCCCGGCTTCATCCGCGCCGAACGCCGCGACCGCGGCGCGTTCCTCCGCTCGGTCTACCGCCGCTACGCCGGCGCCGACCTGGAGGAGCTGGAGAACATCGTCGACAGCGTGCTCGCCAAGCACGTGCTCGAACGCGTCTCCGCCGCCGCGCTGCGACAGGTCCGCGCGCACCGCGCCGCGGGTCACCGGACCGTGCTCATCACCGGCGCGATCCGCCCGCTGACCAGGCCGCTGGAGCCGTTGTTCGACGAGATCGTCGCCGCCGAGCTCGCTACCGACGACCGCGGAAGATGCACCGGCTACCTCTCCGGCCCGCCGCTGGTGGGGGAGTCGCGCGCCGCCTGGCTGATCCGGTACGCCGGCCAGCACGGCTTCGACCTGACCAAGTCGTACGCCTACGCCGACAGCCACTCCGACCTGCCCATGCTCGAGGCCGTCGGCCGCCCGGTCGCGGTGAGCCCGGACGTGCACCTGTGGCGGCGAGCCCGCAAGGGCCGCTGGCCGGTCGAGGAGTGGAAGACGTCGTCGGCGGCGAACCGCCTCGCGATCCCGTTCGCCGACGAGCTGCCCGCGGAGCGCACCTCATGA